In the genome of Drosophila subpulchrella strain 33 F10 #4 breed RU33 chromosome 2L, RU_Dsub_v1.1 Primary Assembly, whole genome shotgun sequence, one region contains:
- the LOC119547843 gene encoding adenylyltransferase and sulfurtransferase MOCS3: MIKSEANSERTKLEREISELRAALNRKEQCLRDLSSTVSAVARAQNQAEDNAMKSQGESAHTKLTKDDVARYSRQLILPSFGVQGQLKLKNSSVLIVGLGGLGCPAAQYLAAAGCGNLGLIDYDDVERSNFHRQILHSEARCGMSKAESARIALLELNPNCEVRCHSRLLYSQNAMHILRGYDVVLDCSDNLPTRYLLSDACVMLRKPLVSGSALKMDGQLTVYSYGNGPCYRCIYPVPPPPEAVTNCGDGGVLGAVTGTIGAMQALEAIKVIVGLGDVLAGRLLIFDGSSGMFRNVRIRSKRPNCHVCSAQPIITELIDYEIFCGMQATDKNNPVQVLAADERMSVEEYREKLQAQSHLLIDVRPTAEFEICQLPKSVNVPLIEILNDGYLKRFSNHLEDKALPIVLLCRRGNDSQIAVQHVRNRFPTHFVRDLIGGLHAWASNIDPSFPIY; the protein is encoded by the coding sequence ATGATCAAATCCGAGGCAAATTCCGAACGGACCAAGCTAGAGAGAGAGATCTCCGAATTGCGGGCAGCACTTAACAGGAAAGAGCAATGTCTGCGGGACCTGAGCTCCACGGTATCCGCCGTTGCAAGAGCACAGAATCAGGCCGAGGATAATGCTATGAAATCGCAAGGGGAGTCCGCCCACACCAAGTTGACTAAAGATGACGTAGCCCGGTATAGCCGGCAACTCATACTGCCGAGTTTTGGGGTCCAAGGACAACTGAAGCTGAAAAACAGCTCTGTGCTGATTGTGGGCCTTGGCGGATTGGGCTGTCCGGCGGCACAATATCTTGCGGCAGCTGGCTGCGGAAACTTGGGACTCATAGACTACGATGACGTGGAGCGGAGCAACTTCCACCGCCAGATTCTGCATTCTGAGGCTCGGTGTGGTATGTCCAAGGCAGAATCGGCAAGGATAGCCCTGCTGGAGCTAAATCCAAACTGCGAGGTACGTTGCCATTCCAGGCTATTGTATAGTCAGAACGCAATGCACATCCTCCGTGGCTATGATGTGGTTCTAGACTGCAGCGACAATTTGCCTACGCGTTATCTACTTAGTGATGCATGCGTGATGCTGAGGAAACCCCTCGTCTCTGGGAGTGCCCTGAAAATGGATGGTCAGCTCACTGTTTACAGCTATGGAAATGGACCTTGTTACAGATGCATATACCCAGTGCCTCCGCCGCCGGAAGCGGTTACAAATTGTGGCGATGGTGGAGTCCTGGGCGCTGTCACTGGTACCATTGGTGCAATGCAGGCTTTGGAGGCTATAAAGGTTATTGTGGGACTGGGCGATGTCCTAGCCGGTCGCCTGCTCATCTTCGATGGCAGCAGCGGCATGTTCCGAAACGTTCGCATTCGCAGCAAGCGACCCAACTGTCATGTGTGTTCTGCTCAGCCGATAATTACCGAGTTAATTGACTATGAAATTTTCTGTGGCATGCAGGCCACCGACAAGAACAATCCCGTGCAAGTGCTGGCGGCGGATGAGCGCATGTCCGTGGAAGAGTATCGAGAGAAGCTCCAAGCACAGTCCCATCTGTTAATCGATGTAAGGCCAACGGCCGAGTTTGAGATATGCCAACTGCCTAAGTCTGTCAATGTGCCATTGATCGAAATCCTGAACGATGGCTACTTGAAGCGATTTTCCAATCATCTGGAGGACAAGGCGCTGCCTATTGTTCTGCTTTGCCGGCGTGGAAATGACTCACAGATCGCCGTTCAGCATGTGCGCAATCGATTTCCAACGCACTTCGTGCGAGACCTAATTGGCGGACTGCACGCCTGGGCAAGCAATATAGACCCTAGTTTTCCGATATACTAA